A single genomic interval of Methylobacterium bullatum harbors:
- a CDS encoding Phosphorylated carbohydrates phosphatase, which translates to MLKALIFDVDGTLAETEDLHRQAFNRAFSELGLDWHWSPELYADLLTVMGGKERLAHYVATEHGEPDAERRAQMSEIHDRKTGIYGDLVTKGALELRPGIARLVGEAKRAGLLLAVASTTSRPNVDALLAVNFPEGSPFDVVACGDEAERKKPHPDVFVLALTRLGVAPGEAIAFEDSVAGIRSALDAGLPVVATRSRYTGGHSLEGAFSAVSDLGDPGMPHTHLSGIPWAGGVVTLAELAAWHGQAG; encoded by the coding sequence ATGTTGAAGGCGCTGATCTTCGACGTCGATGGGACGCTGGCCGAGACGGAGGACCTGCACCGGCAGGCCTTCAACCGCGCCTTCTCGGAACTCGGGCTCGACTGGCATTGGTCGCCGGAGCTCTATGCCGACCTCCTCACCGTCATGGGCGGCAAGGAGCGGCTCGCCCACTACGTGGCCACCGAGCACGGCGAGCCGGATGCGGAACGCCGCGCCCAGATGAGCGAGATCCACGACCGCAAGACCGGGATCTACGGCGACCTCGTCACGAAGGGAGCGCTCGAACTGCGCCCCGGCATCGCGCGCCTGGTGGGGGAAGCCAAGCGCGCGGGCCTGCTCCTCGCGGTGGCGAGCACCACGAGCCGCCCCAACGTGGACGCGCTCCTCGCCGTCAACTTTCCCGAGGGCAGCCCCTTCGACGTGGTGGCCTGCGGCGACGAGGCGGAGCGGAAGAAACCGCATCCGGACGTGTTCGTCCTGGCCCTGACGCGCCTCGGCGTGGCGCCTGGGGAAGCCATCGCCTTCGAGGATTCGGTAGCAGGCATCCGCTCGGCGCTGGATGCGGGGCTGCCCGTGGTGGCCACGCGAAGCCGCTACACCGGCGGACACAGCCTGGAGGGCGCCTTTTCTGCGGTGTCGGATCTCGGTGACCCGGGGATGCCCCATACCCACCTCTCGGGAATCCCATGGGCAGGGGGCGTCGTCACCCTCGCGGAGCTGGCGGCCTGGCACGGGCAGGCGGGCTGA
- the rpe gene encoding Ribulose-phosphate 3-epimerase — translation MTTRTAGPIISPSILAADFAALGEEVRAVSEAGADWIHLDVMDGHFVPNITFGPDVVKALRPHSAKVFDVHLMIAPADPYLAAFAEAGADAISVHVEAGPHIHRSLQTIRALGKRVGIALNPGTPASAIEPLIDMVDLVLVMTVNPGFGGQSFIPSTLETIARIKAMVAGRAIDIEVDGGITSENVGLAAAAGANAFVAGSAVFKGGPAGYAERIAAIRAGASGTVAC, via the coding sequence ATGACGACCCGCACGGCCGGCCCCATCATCTCTCCCTCCATCCTCGCGGCGGATTTCGCCGCCCTCGGCGAGGAGGTCCGTGCGGTCTCGGAGGCCGGGGCGGACTGGATCCATCTCGACGTGATGGACGGCCATTTCGTGCCCAACATCACTTTCGGCCCCGACGTGGTGAAGGCGCTCCGGCCGCACAGCGCCAAGGTGTTCGACGTCCACCTGATGATCGCCCCCGCCGACCCGTATCTCGCGGCCTTCGCCGAGGCCGGGGCGGATGCGATCTCGGTCCATGTCGAGGCCGGACCGCATATCCACCGCTCGCTCCAGACCATCCGAGCCCTCGGCAAGCGTGTCGGCATCGCGCTGAATCCTGGCACCCCCGCGAGCGCCATCGAGCCCCTGATCGACATGGTCGATCTCGTCCTGGTGATGACGGTGAATCCCGGCTTCGGCGGCCAGAGCTTCATCCCCTCGACCCTCGAGACCATCGCCCGGATCAAGGCCATGGTCGCCGGCCGTGCCATCGACATCGAGGTGGATGGCGGCATCACCTCGGAGAATGTCGGCCTCGCCGCCGCTGCCGGAGCCAACGCGTTCGTGGCCGGCAGCGCCGTGTTCAAGGGCGGGCCAGCCGGATATGCCGAGCGCATCGCTGCGATCCGGGCGGGCGCCAGCGGCACCGTCGCATGTTGA